The genomic window CCGGAATCGCCGCGATACCTATATGCACATGGTCGATCTGAAGAGGCCCTTCAGGTCTTATGTGACGTGTACGACCGTGCGCCTGACGATCCCAAGGTTCTTCAAGAACAGGGCGAGATTTTGCAAGCACTTCAACTCGAACAAGAGCATGGCGAGTATAAATGGAGTCAGCTCTTCAAGAAAGATGAAGTGCAGACCGGTCGACGAGTCTTACTCGCCTATGGCGCAATGTTCATGCAGCAAGTTTCGGGTATCAACCTTGTCGTGTAAGTTCACTCAGCTCGCATGGCGGAACCAAGAGGCTGAATACTCATTTACTTTTGTCAGTTACTACGTAACAACCGTTCTTCAAGTAAACGTTGGACTTGACCGTAACCTGTCACTTATCCTTGGAGGTGCGATCAACGCCATGTTCTTAATAGGCTCTTTCTTGCCCGCCCTCTACCTAGATCAGATGGGTCGTCGCCGACCCATGATGTGGGGCAGTTTCGGTTGCGCCCTGTCCATGTTGATGATAGCAATACTACTGAGCTTTGCGGACAAAGGCGCGTCACTGGCACACGCCACGAGTAGCGCCAGCGTAgcattcttcttcttggtGAGTACTACTTATTTTTTCAATGGTCCAACCTTTGTTAGCTATTGAAGTTTTGCTGATATCGGTACATCGTGTTACAGTACATGCTCATCTTTGGCGCGACTGGCAACTGTGTTCCATGGGCGTATGTCCCGGAAATTTTACCCTTGCATGTCAGGGCCAAAGGTACTGCTATCGGGATCTCCGCAAACTGGCTTGGTAAGCGACAGGTGTTCCACAGACCTCTTACGTCTGTTGGTCCAGCATGATCTGACGTGCCATCACCAGGAACTTTTTCGTTGTCATGATCACCCCAACTATCATCAACAACCTCAAGTGGAAGGCATATCTAATCTTCATGGCGTAAGTTCTTCCAGCATGCTCGTCAGCGGAATACTTAACGACTGAAATATCGTAGGACCAATTTAATTTTCGTTCCAACGGTGTACTTCTTCTACCCCGAAACATCGAACCTTTCTCTCGAGGAAATTGACTATTTGTTCCTTGAAAAGAATGCCGTCAAGGCATCTCTGGATCCGTCGGCTCGGGAGTCTGCGAAAGCTGCAGCCATGGACGCTTCTGTACCGCAAATGAACGATGATGAGAAAGCTCTTAACGAACACGCGGAGAACCTCTAGCTACCGAGCTGAAAGGAGATATGAGAATGCCCCGTTGACAGATTCTGATGGATGTACTCATGACTGGGCAtaggaaggaagaacttTCTTGAGGTAGATGTAATGTTGTAGTTAAGCACAGTCAGGATGCATACGGATTTATCTCCGCTTCTCTGGCGTGGAAGTATTGAAGTGTTCGCAACTGGCGATCGTTCTGTAGCACTACACAATACAATTTAATGCCCTAACCCCGGAGGGGTCCTAGGACGGCCCCCTCCTCTACCTCAGTGGCATCCCCATCCATGCGGCATAGTCCTAGAAACCTCTAGAACTGTCAAGCTGACCCTGGAATCCAGTTGATTCCAAGCTCAATCCTCCATCCTTCCCGCCCGGTGCCCCATCTCGCATCGGCAGACGCGGAGGACCATTTCGACTATCGTTCTGATCTCGTCAACCACCCTCGCTTCAAGCACCTTGGCAAAGAGAGGCAGAATGACGTTCTCCGGCACTGTGCGGGAGTAATGTTCTTTATTGCACTTGTGTCTAGGCTAAATTTACTGTCAGCCTGGTTCCCATGCCCGGCTCTGCCGTGCTATGTGGTCCATTACGGCCAACAGAACGTCGAGAATGCCTCGAGCTTGGAGAGAGCCAATGTATGCATGCCTATTCATATTATAAAGTCACACTCGGCTAAAGCACCCACACCTCCTTTAGGCGATCGCCCCCCGATATGTAACATCCATTCTGATGCCAAGCGCTTTGCCTTCCTACAGAGACGTTTCGCTGCTCAACATCATAATGGTAGGTCGATTGAAAAGCTTCTGGCATACTCCTTGCCTTTCAATGAGCAAAAATCGGCCTAGTAGGATTTTATAAAGAGATTTGAACCCGACTTTGTACCTGGCGAACTCTGCAAGACAGTTAAAGCTGGGTCGACACGTCAAATCTCTTGTGACCAAGGAGAGGAGCAAGATCTTGACAACCGCAAGTTGACACCAATGGAACGTATCCGGACGGAGCGCCCATTGACTATATATTGATAGCTTAAAAGATCTATCAGTCAGAAGGCCAACTTCTGGCTTTTGGCTGACGAGCTCCTCCCTTCGAGACACCGTAAGGTGTCCTCGGTCCTTGGCCGTCTGACGTTTCTGGTGAGTTGAATGGCGGTAAAGTGAGCGCAGCATTAGATTGGTCATTTAGCGCGAGAGAGTGATCCTTTGGGAAAAGAAGGTCGAGGATCTAAAGCAAGAGACCCTTCGGTCAACCCTTAGTCCGGCTCTTGTTTCATCAGACGCCCCCGGCCCCCcaaaaagaagaggcaACAATTAGTAGTTAATTTCGTATTATGGTATTAGATATGCAGTGTTCATTACATTTGAAAGGTCCATTCGACATCGTTAAGGCTGTGCGTCGAAAGCCCAAAGATGTCTTGCATAAAAAGGTCGAAAAAGGTCGTGGGGACGTTGCCATAGTTCATACTACGATATCTCGGGGATGTCAAATGTATTGTATGCTGGATGTCGTAAATGCATTCATTATGATATGTAAGATGTCAACATGATGTCTGCAAGAATCGTTGGGTATGTCCGTGGGATGTCTGACGCCAAAATGCCGAAATTGTCGCGGGGACGTATATTAATCATACACGATGTCCAGCCGATGTTAAATACAGTAACATTCGATCGCGCGACATCCCACTCAGAACGTCATTTGAAGCTTCAGTTTGGTCGGCGGTGTACTATTAAAAGATGGGTGATGAATATACAACCTCTATAAATACTTCTGCATAATCAACGCTCGCAACTCTTTACATATACAAGTAATACATAATCAGACACATTTCATAATCAACGTTCGACGCGTCTCATTTCCTGTCGTCTCCTTTGCCTAGCCTCCCTCTTAGCCCCTCTCGAAAGCCACGCAGACAGCCATATCTCGCTCATTACCCTACGCCGCGCCATTTATTTCCAATTCCTGCAGTTCAATAAATCAGACTACGATATGTGCAACAACATAACACGACCACCTACCTGGCTCACCAGGTCGGATACTAGGCAGGTTTCTAGGTCTGGCCACCACCGACGTCTTTGACTGTGCCTCCGACGTCCTCGCCAACACCCTTGACAGGAGCAGGTGCCTGACCTGTGGCTCCGCCAACAGTGTCTCCCACAGTGTTTGTCACGCCGCCGACAGTGTCTCCCACAGTGTCTGTCACACCACCTACAGTGTTCGTCACACCGCCGACGGTGTCCGTCACGCCACCAAGAATACCGCCTAGACCTTTTTTCGAGTTTTGGGAACCCTGCTCAGATTGCCCTTGGCCTTGTCCTCCTAACAATGACGCCATTGATAATATTCAAGTAATCTTGGTAAAATGAGGAAAGTAGAGGAAACTTGGAGCATCGTGGTCCTAACTTCACTTGTTTTCTATGGGTTATATATCATCAGTCGGGTCTGTCGTCATTAAAAGAAGGCAACGCATGACGTCAATGCTGCTGACATCAGAGCTCGCATTAACCCTATCCTTGCGCCGTCATGCTAACACATACATGATCATCTTACGCCATCCGAATGTCTTCAGGCTGCTTAACCAAAGCAAACGTGTTCCGTAAAAGAGATGTAATGTATTCGCAGTTGGAGTCGAATCACGCAGAAAATGCCGGCGGTTGGTCTGTGATGTTGTCAGCCTTTGAGAGGGGCAGCCCTGACACGGAGATTTATCTCCGTCCTCTCTGCCTAAAGAAGCCGCTGGTTGCTTATAATACAGGAGCCATTACGTATCTAGACTGTAGCATTAATAGCCAACCCGTTAGTGTATACAGACGGATATGTTATTCTAAGCGTAAAACTTGGATGATAAGAGACTGTTGAGCGGCCGAGCGAGACGAAGTTGCAGAGTTGATATCTTGTGCAGACGCTGAGAGATGTATACTCCTATTCCCCAGCTGTATTTCTGTTATGACGTTGAGAGTTATGAGTAAAAGCTTTCAAGACTTTGTATCATTTTCATTCACTCCCAACAAGAAGAATAGAAGAGGGTAAAGTGCGGGAAGGAAACAGTTAAAAACAGAAGGAATGCTTGAGAATATTTATATATATAGGGGCGGCAGATCccaaaaagaagatgattCATGGAAATTTGCAGCGGCTCATACCTATCGTTATCTTCTGATTGATCATTATTGGAAGCCGGAGACGGCATTATTGCATTCAACAACGTAGTTCGTTGTTTCTCTCTTCGCTCATAATTGTTTTCGAACAATTCATTAAGATTTGCTCTGCTCGCAAACCTCATCAATACCCTTACGAATTGCCGTGGAGCCTTCTTCTCAGACCATGTTTTGCTCATAAATGTCTACTACGAACTGAATCCATTGGACATCACGTCCCGAATCAACGCCTAACACACGTGAATGCTTGCAATGAATAGGGTTCAGGAACGAGTACACTCGGAGATATAATGCGGTTCAATTCCTAACGATTTCTCCAACTCAGATTAGAAACTGAAGATTATTTAGAAACAGGAGATTAATTTTCGAACACGGGTGGCTTATTTCGGATAATTAGTGATGAGTACAAAGTTTTTTAAGTTGAGGGTATGACGTTAAAAAACTGTTTTGCTGGAATCGCTCAGTCCCTGAGCGGTTTTTTTGTTCCTCTTCCAGCTGAGAGCGGTGTGACGCTCGCTGCGACTTTCGGGCGTCGTCTACAAAAGCTTTTTTACGATTCTCATATTCCCTTCTCCCCCTAAACTTCCCATCGACACGTATACCTAACAGGACAGGACAGTTCAGGAATCTGAAAGGTCAGACCTTATTCAGAAGTGAGTTTACAAGACACTCGTGCATAATAGCCCTTTCATTTCTCGCCCAATACACTTCATTTAGTTGCTGACCATGTCTGCCTTTCATAGCATCACTTACAACCTAGTAACGTCTCcgaaaaggaaaagagaaTCATGTCTGTCAACGCACAATCCCACCCCGAACCAATTCCTATTCCGGGAGCGTCTCATGTACCTGCATCCCCCACTTCTGTGCCCTCTGACGTCGCCACCTCTCCCGATGCTCGCCGAAAAAGCAATCCTTCACCTCCTATTGACCCCTCCAGACTCAACAACCATCCAGCTCCTCTCCCAGAACAACCTGGATCAAGCCAAAATGAACCTCGCTCTCCTCCGCTTCGCAGTCCTCAGGACTCTACCTCCCCCCATTCGGTAACGACTACTGGTTCTGCTTATCTTGACACTGGTCTTCCGGCCGAGCCCGCTTCACACCCTACGGTCGCTGAGACGGGAGCTCTTTCTAGCAGTCACGAGACAGGACCAAGGCAGGGACAGCTGAAAAGGGTCGAGAAGAAAGGTGATGGTGGAATCATCAAGCTAGGTAGCCTTGGAGGAGACGGTTTGAAAGTCAAGCCTCCGATGGGCAGGGAGGATTAGATGGACAGAAGTATATGGCAGATGTACGATAGGCCAGTAGATTGTTTAGAAAGAAACGAAGAAAACTGGCCAAATCATGTTGTTGCTTATGTGCAGTTTTATTTTATGCCCAGTATGAAATTCATGTAAATATACATCTTTTGTCTTCCGTCACAATTATTTGCTGTACAACAAATGGTCCTGGCATGTCGTTTGTGTTCTAATACAACTCTACAAGTCCCTCTTCTCACCCCATATCGTCTTCACTCTAGGAAATCTCAAACTTTTCgttccttctcttcctaTTGCA from Cryptococcus gattii WM276 chromosome E, complete sequence includes these protein-coding regions:
- a CDS encoding Sugar transporter, putative (Similar to TIGR gene model, INSD accession AAW44934.1), encoding MKSQFNIFGRGFPLRLAITISCQLAFVLFGYDQGVFSGIVGNERFLDTFGHPDAGLEGIIVSIYNLGCFSGCILAFFICEKLGRRRSMWLAMSFIVVGAILQTTAFSAPHMMVARYITGIGTGIETSTVPTYQSELCEAEKRGRLVSSEPLFVGVGIEIAYWFDYGMNFKGGAIAWRLPIAFQIVFALVVVLLVFGLPESPRYLYAHGRSEEALQVLCDVYDRAPDDPKVLQEQGEILQALQLEQEHGEYKWSQLFKKDEVQTGRRVLLAYGAMFMQQVSGINLVVYYVTTVLQVNVGLDRNLSLILGGAINAMFLIGSFLPALYLDQMGRRRPMMWGSFGCALSMLMIAILLSFADKGASLAHATSSASVAFFFLYMLIFGATGNCVPWAYVPEILPLHVRAKGTAIGISANWLGKRQVFHRPLTNFFVVMITPTIINNLKWKAYLIFMATNLIFVPTVYFFYPETSNLSLEEIDYLFLEKNAVKASLDPSARESAKAAAMDASVPQMNDDEKALNEHAENL
- a CDS encoding Hypothetical protein (Similar to TIGR gene model, INSD accession AAW43393.1; CNE00150), which codes for MSVNAQSHPEPIPIPGASHVPASPTSVPSDVATSPDARRKSNPSPPIDPSRLNNHPAPLPEQPGSSQNEPRSPPLRSPQDSTSPHSVTTTGSAYLDTGLPAEPASHPTVAETGALSSSHETGPRQGQLKRVEKKGDGGIIKLGSLGGDGLKVKPPMGRED